One window of the uncultured Paludibaculum sp. genome contains the following:
- a CDS encoding efflux RND transporter permease subunit, giving the protein MSEAPKYGLAGRLAHGWINSKLTPLLIGASLLMGVFSVIMLPREEEPQIIVPMIDVMVGMPGSSAKEVEERVTKPMGKLLWEIPGVEYIYSTSSSGMSMAIVRFKVGEDEEKSIVKLNQKMHANFDLIPPGATQPLIKPRSIDDVPILALTLHSARYNDFELRRVAAQVHDTIKQVSDVSEVTILGGQRRALKVTLDAARLSGFNLAPLQVMGAIGQSNQRLPAGQAAQDNHETILEAGSWLKSAQDAGSLVVAVANGRPIYLRDVALVEDTGEDPVQYVQYASAGKFEPAVTLSIAKRKGMNAITVADHVLERVEALKGHVIPQDVSVTITRNYGETAAEKSNELLFHMGIAVVSVSILIALVLGFRESLIVFTAIPVTLALTLTVFYLYGYTLNRITLFALIFSIGILVDDAIVVVENIVRHLHLPANSGRPMTDIAVEAVDEVGNPTILATLTVIAAILPMAFVGGLMGPYMRPIPIGSTAAMIFSIIVAFLVTPWAAVRLLKSQSGHAHDTEEDRFTAFYRHAMDKLLHVPVLRYGFLLMVTVLLLGSMALVYVEFVKVKMLPFDNKSEFQVIVDMPEGTTLEDTARVTRQLAEATFAQPEVVNVQTYAGTASPYNFNGLVRHYFLRSGPNMADIQVNLLGKGERSLKSHEIAKQVRERLLPIARANRARIKVAEVPPGPPVLHTLVAEVYGPTAEGRDRLAAGILDIFDKTPGVVDADWYVEDPQPKQVWQVDREKAALNGVSTADIAQTLRLASAGMTAGLLHIDTAKEDIPITLRLDRATRSDFDRLKSLKVAGRTGNLVSLAELVRVEKTVSERSIYHKNLMPVTYVTADVAGIMESPVYAILNLGPKIAKLPVDGGYEIEQYTAHQPFEDSKYSMKWDGEWHITYEVFRDLGLAFAAVLVLIYVLVVGWFQSFLTPLIIMAAIPFSLVGILPAHGLMNAFFTATSMIGFIAGAGIVVRNSIILVDFVELRLKEGMPLDKAVIDAGAVRFRPMMLTAAAVVVGSIVILFDPIFQGLAIALMAGEIASLSLSRVTVPIVYFIAHRRRNAE; this is encoded by the coding sequence GTGAGCGAGGCACCCAAGTACGGTCTGGCCGGCCGCCTGGCGCACGGTTGGATCAACTCGAAGCTGACACCCCTGCTTATCGGCGCGTCGTTGCTGATGGGCGTCTTCTCCGTCATCATGCTGCCGCGCGAGGAAGAGCCACAGATCATCGTGCCCATGATCGACGTCATGGTGGGCATGCCCGGTTCGAGCGCCAAGGAAGTGGAGGAGCGCGTCACCAAGCCCATGGGGAAGCTGCTCTGGGAGATCCCCGGCGTGGAGTACATCTACTCCACTTCGTCGTCGGGGATGTCCATGGCCATCGTGCGCTTCAAGGTCGGCGAGGACGAGGAGAAGAGCATCGTTAAGCTGAACCAGAAGATGCACGCGAACTTCGACCTGATCCCACCAGGAGCCACCCAGCCGCTGATCAAGCCGCGATCGATCGACGACGTGCCGATTCTCGCTCTCACTCTCCATTCGGCCCGTTACAACGACTTTGAGCTGCGCCGTGTCGCCGCCCAGGTTCACGACACGATCAAGCAGGTGAGCGACGTCAGCGAGGTTACGATCCTCGGAGGCCAGCGCCGCGCCTTGAAAGTCACGCTCGATGCCGCCCGCCTGTCGGGGTTCAACCTGGCGCCCTTGCAGGTGATGGGTGCCATCGGGCAGTCGAATCAGAGACTGCCGGCCGGACAGGCCGCGCAGGATAATCACGAAACCATTCTCGAAGCGGGCAGTTGGTTGAAGAGCGCCCAAGATGCCGGATCCCTGGTGGTGGCCGTCGCCAACGGCCGGCCAATCTACCTGCGCGATGTCGCCTTGGTGGAGGATACCGGCGAGGATCCCGTTCAATACGTACAGTACGCCTCGGCCGGCAAGTTCGAGCCGGCGGTCACTCTCTCCATCGCCAAGCGCAAGGGCATGAACGCCATCACGGTAGCCGACCATGTGCTGGAACGCGTGGAGGCGCTCAAAGGCCACGTGATTCCGCAAGACGTCTCGGTCACCATCACGCGCAACTACGGCGAAACCGCGGCTGAGAAGTCGAACGAACTGCTGTTTCACATGGGCATCGCCGTCGTTTCCGTGAGTATTCTCATCGCCCTTGTGCTGGGCTTCCGCGAGTCGCTCATCGTCTTCACCGCGATCCCCGTGACCCTGGCGCTTACCCTGACGGTCTTCTATCTCTACGGATACACGCTGAACCGCATTACGTTGTTTGCGCTGATCTTCTCGATAGGCATCCTCGTCGATGACGCGATCGTCGTCGTTGAGAACATCGTCCGCCATCTCCATCTGCCGGCCAACTCGGGCCGGCCCATGACGGATATCGCAGTCGAGGCCGTGGACGAAGTGGGCAATCCCACGATCCTGGCGACGCTCACGGTGATCGCCGCCATTCTGCCCATGGCATTTGTCGGCGGGCTGATGGGCCCCTACATGCGCCCCATCCCCATCGGCTCCACCGCCGCGATGATTTTCTCCATCATCGTTGCGTTCCTGGTGACTCCTTGGGCTGCCGTGCGCCTGTTGAAGTCGCAGTCCGGCCACGCTCACGATACCGAAGAAGACCGCTTCACGGCTTTTTACCGCCACGCGATGGATAAACTGCTGCATGTTCCGGTGCTGCGCTACGGCTTTCTGCTGATGGTGACCGTGCTCCTGCTCGGTTCGATGGCGCTGGTCTACGTGGAGTTCGTGAAGGTCAAGATGCTGCCCTTCGACAACAAAAGCGAGTTCCAGGTGATTGTCGACATGCCCGAGGGCACCACGCTGGAAGATACCGCGCGGGTCACCCGGCAGTTGGCCGAAGCGACGTTCGCTCAACCCGAAGTCGTCAACGTTCAGACCTACGCGGGCACGGCCTCGCCGTACAACTTCAACGGTCTGGTGCGCCACTACTTCCTGCGCAGCGGCCCGAACATGGCCGACATCCAGGTGAACCTTCTGGGCAAGGGCGAACGTAGCCTCAAGAGTCACGAAATCGCAAAGCAGGTTCGCGAACGGCTGCTGCCCATCGCCCGCGCCAATCGTGCTCGCATCAAGGTGGCCGAGGTGCCGCCCGGGCCGCCCGTGCTCCATACGCTGGTGGCCGAAGTCTATGGGCCCACGGCCGAGGGCCGCGACCGTCTGGCCGCCGGCATCCTGGACATCTTCGACAAGACCCCGGGTGTCGTCGATGCCGACTGGTATGTCGAGGACCCGCAGCCCAAGCAGGTCTGGCAGGTCGACCGTGAGAAGGCCGCGTTGAACGGCGTGTCCACGGCGGATATCGCCCAGACGCTGCGGCTCGCCTCGGCCGGCATGACCGCCGGCCTATTGCACATCGACACGGCGAAGGAGGACATCCCCATCACGTTGCGGCTGGACCGCGCCACGCGCAGCGACTTCGACCGCCTGAAGAGCCTCAAGGTCGCCGGCCGCACCGGCAACCTCGTCTCGCTGGCCGAACTGGTCCGCGTCGAGAAGACGGTGAGCGAGCGCAGCATCTATCACAAGAATCTGATGCCCGTCACCTACGTCACCGCCGACGTGGCCGGCATCATGGAGAGCCCCGTCTACGCGATTCTCAACCTCGGTCCCAAGATCGCCAAACTGCCCGTCGACGGAGGCTACGAGATCGAGCAGTATACAGCCCACCAGCCGTTCGAGGACTCCAAGTACTCGATGAAGTGGGATGGCGAATGGCACATCACCTACGAGGTCTTCCGCGACCTGGGGCTGGCCTTCGCCGCTGTTCTGGTGCTCATTTATGTGCTGGTGGTGGGTTGGTTCCAGAGCTTCCTGACGCCGCTCATCATCATGGCCGCCATCCCGTTCTCGCTGGTCGGCATCCTGCCGGCGCATGGCCTGATGAACGCTTTCTTCACGGCGACTTCGATGATAGGCTTTATCGCCGGCGCGGGTATCGTCGTTCGAAACAGCATCATCCTCGTCGATTTTGTTGAGTTGCGCCTAAAGGAGGGGATGCCCCTGGACAAGGCCGTGATCGACGCCGGCGCGGTCCGCTTCCGGCCCATGATGCTCACCGCCGCCGCCGTGGTGGTGGGCAGCATCGTGATCCTCTTCGATCCCATCTTCCAGGGCCTGGCCATCGCGCTGATGGCCGGGGAGATCGCCTCGCTGTCACTCTCGCGCGTGACAGTCCCCATTGTCTATTTCATCGCACACAGAAGGAGAAACGCGGAATGA
- a CDS encoding DUF2892 domain-containing protein: protein MTVDRYLRMIAGFFVLLSVALGVWHDPRWFYFTAFVGLNLFQSAFTNWCPMITILRKLGVRG from the coding sequence ATGACCGTCGACCGCTACTTGAGAATGATAGCCGGGTTCTTTGTGCTGCTCAGCGTGGCGCTGGGCGTGTGGCACGACCCGCGGTGGTTCTACTTCACGGCGTTCGTGGGGCTCAACCTGTTCCAGAGCGCGTTCACGAACTGGTGTCCCATGATCACCATCCTGCGGAAACTGGGGGTGCGCGGCTGA
- a CDS encoding AAA family ATPase produces MFTTVIIQASPERSPYIRALSADTGLLQLVREFPSVPGHYELTRIVNASAPDLVLIDVGSGDVALRCCATIRDLDPEMPVLALACPPGLMQKAKDAGFTAVLPESFTTADLAEAIHTSLVSMRGGVEDYVFSFLPSKAGSGASTVVLNTAMALARDHGKRVLVIDADLRSSVLGILLDVKPTISIQHLLTSTNDIDQFRLRSAAVTVDGVDFLLSSRSLDTVQPEWPNYFQLLEFVRDKYDTILVDLPELVNPATIELVRRSRKVYMVCTTEVPSLRLTQQRAEELHRWGLPPTRYGLLVNRWHNGDPSSPEIAKILGLPVLRQLPNDYATIRKTQTEGRFVPVNTRLGKAFADFASVLAGDASVPLPKPTSRLMSLFGR; encoded by the coding sequence ATGTTCACAACGGTAATCATCCAAGCTAGTCCCGAGCGTTCGCCCTACATTCGAGCCCTGTCCGCTGACACCGGGCTGCTTCAGTTGGTGCGCGAGTTTCCCAGCGTACCGGGCCACTATGAACTGACTCGCATCGTCAATGCCTCCGCGCCTGACCTTGTGCTGATCGATGTGGGTAGTGGCGATGTTGCCCTCCGCTGTTGCGCGACGATCAGAGATCTGGACCCGGAGATGCCCGTGCTGGCGTTGGCCTGTCCGCCAGGGCTGATGCAGAAGGCCAAGGATGCGGGCTTCACGGCCGTTTTGCCGGAATCGTTCACAACTGCCGACCTGGCCGAAGCCATCCATACGTCCCTGGTGAGCATGCGGGGCGGCGTGGAAGACTACGTGTTCAGCTTCCTGCCTTCGAAGGCGGGCAGCGGCGCATCCACCGTGGTGCTGAATACGGCCATGGCCCTGGCTCGCGACCATGGCAAACGCGTGCTTGTGATCGATGCCGACCTGCGCAGCAGTGTCCTGGGCATTCTGCTGGACGTGAAGCCGACCATATCCATCCAACATCTGCTTACCTCCACCAACGACATCGACCAGTTCAGGCTGCGATCGGCGGCTGTCACCGTGGATGGCGTGGACTTCCTGCTTTCCTCGCGGTCGCTGGATACGGTCCAGCCGGAATGGCCGAACTACTTCCAGTTGCTCGAGTTCGTTCGCGACAAGTACGACACGATCCTGGTGGATCTGCCTGAACTGGTGAATCCAGCCACCATCGAACTCGTGCGGCGCTCGCGCAAGGTCTATATGGTGTGTACCACCGAGGTTCCTTCGTTGCGGCTGACGCAGCAGCGCGCCGAGGAACTGCACCGCTGGGGCTTGCCGCCCACACGCTATGGCCTGCTGGTGAATCGCTGGCACAACGGGGATCCCTCGTCGCCGGAGATCGCCAAGATTCTGGGCCTTCCCGTACTGCGCCAGTTGCCCAACGACTACGCCACCATCCGGAAGACACAGACCGAGGGCCGGTTCGTACCTGTCAATACCCGTCTGGGCAAGGCGTTCGCCGACTTTGCCAGCGTCCTGGCGGGCGACGCCAGCGTGCCCCTTCCGAAGCCGACCAGCCGGTTGATGAGCCTTTTTGGCCGCTAG
- a CDS encoding cytochrome ubiquinol oxidase subunit I, giving the protein MDSALALHRFHFAFTITFHYLFVQLTLGLALLIFILKTMALRTGNEHYNDTARFWAKIFAINFALGVVTGIPMEFQFGTNWSRFSKAAGGVIGHTLGMEGLYSFFLESSFLGLLIFGEKIMGRVGHWFSALAVWVGSWLSGYLIVATDAWMQHPVGYELGPHGEIILNSWTALLFNEWAAWQFFHTILGGVVTGCFAMASLGAFYLLLGKHTDYGRTFLRVAVTTGVVATILVAFPTGDQQGALVARHQGPTLAAMEGHFETGPAAPMAILGQPDVEQRRLDNPFVLPGVLSMIVHKRWDAEVRGLDAFPPENWPDNIPLLYYAFHIMVGLGTIFVAIMSLSALQLWRGKLYTFKPLLWVLLLAMPLPYVANTAGWMTAEVGRQPWLIYGLMRTTAGFSARVSSGNTMFTLFGFMGIYSVLLMLGLFLIWREIEHGPGSEPAAH; this is encoded by the coding sequence ATGGACTCCGCTCTGGCTCTACATCGTTTTCACTTCGCGTTCACGATTACCTTTCACTATCTCTTTGTCCAGCTTACGCTTGGCCTCGCTCTTCTCATCTTCATTCTGAAGACCATGGCCCTGCGTACGGGCAACGAACACTACAACGACACGGCTCGCTTCTGGGCCAAGATCTTCGCCATCAACTTCGCGCTTGGCGTCGTCACGGGCATTCCCATGGAGTTCCAGTTCGGCACGAACTGGTCGCGTTTCTCCAAGGCGGCCGGCGGTGTCATCGGACACACCCTCGGGATGGAAGGACTGTACTCTTTTTTCCTGGAAAGCAGTTTTTTGGGCCTGTTGATCTTTGGCGAGAAGATCATGGGCCGCGTGGGACACTGGTTCTCCGCCCTGGCTGTCTGGGTGGGCAGCTGGCTGTCGGGCTATCTCATCGTCGCCACCGACGCCTGGATGCAGCACCCGGTCGGCTATGAGCTAGGACCACACGGCGAGATCATCCTGAACAGCTGGACCGCTTTGCTCTTCAATGAATGGGCCGCCTGGCAGTTCTTCCACACCATTCTCGGCGGAGTGGTGACCGGCTGTTTCGCCATGGCCAGTCTCGGTGCGTTCTATCTTCTGCTTGGGAAACACACCGACTACGGCCGCACGTTTCTGCGAGTCGCCGTGACCACGGGTGTGGTGGCTACCATTCTGGTCGCCTTCCCCACGGGCGACCAGCAGGGCGCTTTGGTTGCACGGCATCAGGGACCCACGCTGGCTGCCATGGAAGGGCACTTCGAGACCGGCCCGGCCGCTCCGATGGCCATCCTCGGCCAACCTGATGTGGAGCAGAGGCGGCTCGACAATCCGTTCGTCCTGCCGGGCGTTCTGAGCATGATCGTCCACAAGCGTTGGGACGCCGAGGTCCGAGGACTGGATGCGTTCCCGCCGGAGAACTGGCCGGACAACATCCCGCTGCTCTACTATGCCTTCCACATCATGGTGGGCCTGGGCACCATCTTCGTCGCCATCATGAGCCTTTCGGCGCTCCAACTATGGCGGGGCAAGCTCTACACCTTCAAGCCTCTGCTATGGGTCCTGCTGCTGGCGATGCCGCTGCCGTATGTCGCGAACACCGCCGGTTGGATGACCGCCGAAGTGGGGCGCCAGCCATGGCTCATTTACGGCCTGATGCGCACGACGGCGGGCTTCTCGGCCCGCGTGTCCAGCGGCAATACCATGTTCACGCTGTTCGGCTTCATGGGCATCTACTCCGTGCTGCTCATGCTGGGCCTGTTCCTGATCTGGCGCGAAATCGAGCACGGTCCCGGATCCGAGCCGGCCGCCCACTAG
- the cydB gene encoding cytochrome d ubiquinol oxidase subunit II — MLPVIWFCIVAVMVAMYVVLDGFDLGAGIIHLGAARTDRERRAVIKSIGPVWDGNEVWLLAGGGALYFAFPALYASSFSGFYLPLMMVLWLLILRGTSVEFRNHIDNPVWKPLWDVVFCVSSALLAIFFGVALGNVVRGVPLDAAGEFFLPLWTDWTPGPQPGILDWYTILVGLFAFFTLTQHGALWVAYKTENGVRERARRIARFAWFAVAAFTVLVTVLSFRIQPQLSRSFATLPFGVIFPALALAGLGGAFFFWQRQDDLKAFVSSAFFIIGMLTSVVFGVFPYVLPANTDPSLSLTIHNASAPAYGLRIGLIWFAPGMALAASYSVFLYRKFAGKVQLEEGGY, encoded by the coding sequence ATGCTACCTGTCATCTGGTTTTGCATTGTCGCCGTCATGGTTGCCATGTATGTCGTGCTCGACGGCTTCGACCTCGGCGCCGGCATCATCCACCTGGGCGCCGCGCGCACCGACCGGGAGCGGCGCGCCGTCATCAAATCCATCGGTCCCGTGTGGGACGGGAATGAAGTCTGGCTGCTGGCCGGCGGCGGAGCCCTCTACTTTGCCTTCCCTGCCCTCTATGCCTCGTCGTTCAGCGGATTCTACCTGCCGCTGATGATGGTGCTCTGGCTGTTGATCCTGCGTGGCACTTCGGTGGAGTTCCGCAATCACATCGACAATCCGGTGTGGAAGCCGCTGTGGGATGTCGTTTTCTGCGTGTCCAGCGCGCTGCTCGCCATCTTCTTCGGGGTCGCGCTGGGCAACGTCGTTCGCGGCGTGCCGCTCGACGCCGCCGGGGAGTTCTTCCTACCCCTGTGGACCGACTGGACGCCCGGACCGCAGCCCGGCATCCTCGACTGGTACACCATCCTGGTGGGTCTGTTCGCGTTCTTCACTCTCACCCAGCACGGAGCGCTGTGGGTCGCCTACAAAACCGAGAATGGCGTCCGCGAGCGCGCCCGCCGCATCGCCCGCTTCGCCTGGTTTGCCGTGGCCGCATTCACTGTGCTGGTTACCGTGCTCAGCTTCCGCATCCAGCCCCAGCTCAGCCGCAGCTTCGCGACGCTGCCCTTCGGCGTCATCTTCCCGGCCCTCGCCCTCGCCGGCCTGGGCGGCGCGTTCTTCTTCTGGCAGCGCCAGGACGACCTTAAGGCCTTTGTCAGTTCGGCCTTCTTTATCATCGGAATGTTGACGAGCGTGGTCTTCGGCGTCTTCCCCTATGTCCTGCCCGCCAACACCGATCCATCGCTCAGCCTGACGATTCACAACGCCAGTGCTCCGGCTTACGGCCTGCGCATCGGTCTCATCTGGTTCGCTCCGGGCATGGCTTTGGCCGCGTCCTACTCCGTATTCCTCTACCGGAAATTCGCTGGAAAGGTGCAATTGGAAGAGGGCGGCTATTGA
- a CDS encoding thioredoxin domain-containing protein — translation MTKPSRWVALALAAATCFGQTQKSPAPAAKVPAAARTAPSPTFDKAKFEAFVRHLLLWGPQIGVAVAEPQPSEMPGFRLVKVTGSYQKVSLDEIFYVSSDGRKIVRGTLFDIAKNPFAAEIAKLKTDLQPSFGTPGAPVVLVLFSDFQCAYCREEAKQIRANLIKTYPKEVRLYFKDFPIEQLHPWAKPASIAGRCVFRQDAAAFWDYHDWIFDKQAEITPETLRTKVTEWVQGKGLDAGQFTACFDNKSTLGEVEKSLAEGKELRVSSTPTMFVNGRQIPGSVPFQQLKGIIDFELEYAKTSGENAEKCCELTLPVPGKK, via the coding sequence ATGACCAAACCTTCAAGATGGGTGGCGCTCGCCCTGGCGGCCGCCACCTGCTTTGGCCAGACCCAGAAGAGCCCCGCCCCGGCGGCCAAGGTCCCAGCCGCTGCCAGAACCGCCCCTTCGCCCACGTTCGACAAGGCAAAGTTCGAGGCCTTCGTCCGGCATCTGTTGCTGTGGGGACCGCAGATCGGTGTGGCTGTGGCGGAGCCCCAGCCCTCGGAAATGCCCGGATTCCGCCTGGTCAAAGTCACAGGCAGCTACCAGAAGGTGTCTCTCGACGAGATCTTCTATGTGAGCTCCGACGGTCGGAAGATCGTCCGCGGCACGCTGTTCGACATCGCGAAGAATCCCTTCGCGGCCGAGATCGCGAAGCTCAAAACAGACCTGCAGCCGTCCTTTGGAACGCCGGGTGCACCCGTCGTGCTGGTTCTCTTCAGCGACTTCCAGTGCGCCTATTGCCGCGAAGAGGCGAAACAGATCCGCGCCAACCTGATCAAAACCTACCCGAAGGAAGTCCGACTCTACTTCAAGGACTTTCCCATTGAGCAGCTCCACCCTTGGGCCAAGCCAGCGTCCATCGCCGGCCGATGCGTCTTCCGCCAGGACGCCGCCGCCTTCTGGGATTACCACGATTGGATCTTCGACAAACAGGCGGAGATTACGCCTGAGACGCTCCGGACGAAGGTGACCGAGTGGGTCCAGGGCAAAGGGCTGGATGCAGGCCAGTTCACGGCCTGTTTCGACAACAAGTCCACGCTGGGTGAGGTGGAGAAGAGCTTGGCCGAGGGCAAGGAGTTGCGCGTCAGCTCCACCCCCACGATGTTCGTCAACGGCCGTCAGATCCCCGGCAGCGTGCCCTTCCAGCAGTTGAAAGGCATTATCGATTTCGAGTTGGAATACGCGAAAACCTCGGGTGAAAACGCCGAGAAGTGCTGCGAGCTCACCCTGCCGGTACCCGGCAAGAAATAA
- a CDS encoding M20/M25/M40 family metallo-hydrolase: MTRQRLILLSLAATAATLLHAGSTPAKGRISADHYQETVKFLASDAMKGRGTGTPQLKKAAAYIAGQFKALGIPPAAGNSYYQIFDVTTNARLAKGNELSYAVGGGKKQAASLGQEFNPYNFSGNAKVSGPVVFAGYGITAPEYDYDDYAGLDVQGKIVLVLRHEPQEFDEKSKFGGKVYTVHEQRQTKAVNAKFHGAKAVLFVNDMSNHPVDSDVVDKFSNNVGPNSPDIPFIQVKTELASHWLQPSGKNLKDWIEAVDKNLKPASFEIPGLTVDLAVNVQREVRQVPNVAAYLKGETDEYVILGAHFDHLGMGEQSSMAPDLAGKAIHHGADDNASGTAGLLELADYFAAQPKRKRGILFLAFSAEELGLIGSSYYVNHPLLPLDKAVTMINMDMIGRIKDGRVFVGGTGTGSTLLSILDETKPAHPRLKLDLSEQGGYGSSDHFSFTIKQVPVLFFFSGLHSDYHKPSDTWEKIDHVEAADLVNLVAEVTTRLQDAPRRPTYVKVSTPAPAATATASASGGGAWFGSVPDMGETKGGFKISDVTKGSPADVAGLKGGDLIVEFDGKTISNLYDFTYALRSKKPGDVVPIKYNRDGKILETKATLKSRSQMR, from the coding sequence ATGACCAGACAGCGACTAATCCTTCTGAGCCTGGCCGCCACTGCCGCCACCCTCCTGCACGCCGGATCCACGCCGGCCAAGGGCCGCATCAGCGCGGACCACTATCAGGAGACGGTCAAGTTTCTCGCGTCCGACGCGATGAAGGGCCGTGGCACCGGCACGCCCCAGCTAAAGAAGGCGGCGGCGTATATCGCGGGCCAGTTCAAGGCACTCGGTATTCCGCCGGCTGCCGGCAACAGTTACTACCAGATCTTCGACGTCACCACCAACGCCAGGCTCGCCAAGGGCAACGAGCTGAGTTATGCCGTTGGTGGCGGCAAGAAGCAGGCCGCCTCGCTGGGTCAGGAGTTCAATCCCTACAACTTCTCGGGCAATGCGAAGGTCAGCGGTCCCGTCGTCTTCGCCGGCTACGGCATCACCGCGCCGGAATACGACTACGACGATTACGCGGGCCTCGACGTCCAGGGCAAGATCGTCCTGGTCCTGCGTCACGAGCCGCAGGAGTTTGACGAAAAGAGCAAGTTCGGCGGCAAAGTCTACACCGTCCACGAACAGCGGCAGACCAAGGCTGTGAATGCGAAGTTCCACGGCGCCAAGGCCGTTCTTTTCGTCAACGACATGTCCAACCACCCGGTGGACTCCGATGTCGTGGACAAGTTTTCGAACAACGTCGGCCCGAACTCGCCCGACATCCCCTTTATTCAGGTGAAGACCGAACTCGCTTCGCACTGGCTGCAGCCCTCGGGCAAGAACCTGAAGGACTGGATCGAGGCCGTCGACAAGAATCTCAAACCTGCGTCATTCGAGATTCCCGGCCTGACCGTCGACCTGGCCGTAAACGTCCAGCGCGAAGTCCGCCAAGTGCCCAACGTGGCCGCCTACCTCAAGGGCGAGACCGACGAGTACGTCATCCTGGGCGCCCACTTCGACCACCTGGGCATGGGCGAGCAGAGCTCCATGGCGCCCGATCTCGCAGGCAAGGCAATTCATCACGGCGCCGACGACAACGCATCGGGGACGGCTGGCCTGCTGGAACTGGCCGACTACTTTGCCGCCCAGCCGAAGCGGAAGCGCGGCATCCTGTTCCTTGCCTTCTCGGCCGAAGAACTCGGGCTCATCGGGTCCTCGTACTATGTGAACCACCCCCTCCTGCCGCTTGACAAGGCCGTGACGATGATTAATATGGACATGATTGGGCGGATTAAGGACGGACGGGTTTTTGTCGGCGGTACGGGGACGGGTTCCACGCTGCTCTCCATTCTTGATGAAACGAAGCCAGCGCACCCCAGGTTGAAGCTCGATCTGTCCGAGCAGGGCGGCTACGGATCCAGTGATCATTTCTCCTTCACCATCAAGCAGGTACCGGTGCTGTTCTTCTTCTCCGGACTGCACTCGGACTACCACAAGCCCAGTGACACCTGGGAGAAGATCGATCACGTCGAGGCGGCCGACCTGGTGAATCTCGTCGCGGAGGTTACGACCAGACTGCAGGATGCGCCGCGGCGGCCCACGTACGTGAAGGTATCCACGCCGGCACCCGCGGCCACGGCAACGGCCTCAGCCAGCGGCGGCGGAGCCTGGTTCGGTAGCGTCCCCGACATGGGCGAAACCAAGGGCGGGTTCAAGATCTCTGACGTCACCAAAGGTTCCCCCGCGGATGTGGCAGGATTGAAGGGCGGCGATCTCATCGTGGAGTTTGATGGCAAGACAATTTCGAATCTCTACGACTTCACCTACGCTCTGCGGTCGAAGAAGCCCGGTGACGTGGTGCCCATCAAGTACAACCGGGACGGTAAGATTCTGGAAACAAAGGCCACATTGAAATCCAGGAGCCAAATGCGCTAA